From Ictidomys tridecemlineatus isolate mIctTri1 chromosome 2, mIctTri1.hap1, whole genome shotgun sequence, the proteins below share one genomic window:
- the LOC101958327 gene encoding uncharacterized protein LOC101958327, producing MDVTNLSHGGLLPVDPVYSHEDETEEESPVADCLRNDQDSVSIEDVAVEFTQEELTLEDPTQRKTHNDVTVKNCKNLATVGCQTLIKPSPASSLEEEEELMTMHTGVLQELDMQLKTKDSALQQNFLTEHTSSDIQLESVTFEDVAVDFTQEEWTSLDPTQRNLYKDVMLENFQNLSTVGRQLLKPSLISWLEEEVQLTIVERGILQEWEMHLQTKGTALQQDVFWSDTSNGIQLARSHNGEEHCDSKQVGKVFSEHSFLQTYASTPNKENTSECNTYGKNFLPLLNNTSTEERCSMLNQCVKPFTLTPDVYQKNFTDDKSFECSDCGKTFVNETHLQAHSRIHNGENIYELEQCGKTSTNSTSPDGCVEMPTVKKYYECKKCEKFFTHPLYLSIHMQNHTVEKPYDCKECGKAFTKRSSLIVHLREHTREKSYECKECGKAFLQPSRLAEHMRSHTGEKPFQCEQCGNAFASSSYLTTHLRTHTGEKPFECDICGKAFTRSSYLVGHIRTHTGEKPYECKVCGKAFSGRSWLTIHLRNHTGEKPYGCTECQKAFTSFAQLTEHTKTHTGEKPFQCKVCARTFRNSSCLKTHFRIHTGIKPYKCNYCGKDFTARSGLTKHVLTHNGEKPYDCKECGKAFSTSSALVEHIRIHTGEKPFECYHCGKALAHSSSLVGHLRTHTGEKPFECNMCEKAFSTSSHLRIHMRTHTGEKPYECKECGKTFPERSCLTKHLRTHTGERPYECKECGKAFTSFSQLNVHIKTHSSEKPFQCKVCTKSFRNSSSLETHFRIHTGIKPYKCNYCGKDFTARSGLTIHLRNHTGEKSYACQECGKAFTTSSGLIAHIRSHKGEKPFECDHCGKAFASSSYLNVHLKIHTGEKLFQCTVCGKTFTCSSYLPVHMRTHTGEKPFQCIICGKSFLWSSYLRVHMRIHTGEKPYVCKYCGKAFTEHSGLNKHLRKHTGEKPYEYKECEDPFISSSDINEQENSLNVRNSENLFGSPLDP from the exons ATGGATGTTACCAATTTGTCCCATG GAGGTCTACTACCTGTGGACCCAGTGTATAGTCATGAAgatgagacagaggaagaaagtccAGTGGCTGATTGCCTGAGAAATGATCAG GATTCAGTGAGcattgaggatgtggctgtggaATTCACCCAGGAGGAGTTGACTTTAGAGGACCCAACTCAGAGAAAAACACATAATGATGTGACAGTGAAGAACTGTAAGAACTTGGCCACAGTAG GATGTCAGACGCTTATCAAACCCAGCCCTGCATCTTCcttggaagaagaggaagagttgATGACCATGCACACAGGAGTTCTCCAAG AATTGGATATGCAACTAAAAACCAAAGATTCAGCACTTCAGCAGAATTTTTTGACTGAACATACCTCCAGTGATATacaacta GAGTCAGTGACCTTTGAAGATGTGGCTGTGGACTTTACCCAGGAGGAGTGGACTTCACTGGACCCAACTCAGAGAAACCTTTATAaagatgtgatgctggagaacttcCAGAACTTGTCTACAGTAG GACGTCAGCTGTTGAAACCCAGCCTGATTTCTTGGTTGGAGGAAGAAGTGCAGTTGACAATAGTAGAACGAGGCATTCTTCAAG AATGGGAGATGCACCTTCAAACCAAAGGGACAGCACTTCAGCAGGATGTGTTTTGGTCAGATACATCAAATGGGATACAGCTG GCAAGAAGCCACAATGGAGAAGAACACTGTGACTCTAAGCAAGTTGGAAAAGTTTTTAGTGAGCACTCATTCCTTCAGACATATGCAAGTACTCCTAATAAAGAGAACACTTCAGAGTGTAATACCTATGGAAAAAACTTCCTTCCATTGCTCAACAACACCTCTACTGAAGAAAGATGTTCTATGTTGAACCAGTGTGTAAAACCTTTTACCTTGACTCCAGATGTTTACCAGAAAAACTTTACTGATGATAAATCCTTTGAATGCAGTGACTGTGGGAAAACCTTTGTTAATGAGACACATCTTCAGGCACATAGCAGAATTCACAATGGAGAAAATATCTACGAATTGGAACAGTGTGGGAAAACTTCTACTAATTCCACAAGCCCCGATGGGTGTGTTGAAATGCCCACTGTAAAAAAATACTATGAAtgtaagaaatgtgaaaaattctTTACACATCCTCTTTACCTTAGTATTCATATGCAAAATCACACTGTGGAGAAACCTTACGattgtaaggaatgtgggaaagccttcaccaAGCGCTCAAGCTTAATTGTACATTTACGAGAACACACTCGTGAAAAGTCCTATGAGTgcaaggaatgtgggaaagccttcctTCAACCCTCACGCCTTGCTGAACATATGAGAagtcacacaggagagaaaccctTTCAGTGTGAACAATGTGGAAACGCCTTTGCCTCTTCGTCTTATCTTACTACACATttgagaactcacactggagaaaagccctttGAGTGTGACATATGTGGGAAAGCATTTACACGTTCCTCTTACTTGGTGGGTCACATACGAACTCACACTGGGGAGAAACCGTATGAATGTAAagtatgtgggaaagccttcagtggGCGTTCTTGGCTTACTATACACTTACGAAACCATACCGGGGAGAAGCCCTATGGATGTACAGAATGTCAGAAAGCCTTCACCAGCTTTGCTCAACTTACTGAACATACAAAAACTCATACTGGCGAGAAACCCTTTCAGTGTAAGGTATGTGCAAGAACCTTTAGAAATTCCTCCTGCCTTAAGACCCACTTTCGAATTCACACTGGAATAAAACCCTATAAATGTAATTACTGTGGGAAAGACTTCACTGCACGCTCAGGCCTCACTAAGCATGTACTTACACACAATGGGGAGAAGCCATATGATTgcaaggaatgtgggaaagccttcagtacATCTTCAGCCCTTGTTGAACATATAAgaattcatacaggagagaagccctttGAATGTTACCACTGTGGTAAAGCCTTGGCTCATTCCTCATCTCTTGTTGGACATttgagaactcacactggagagaagccctttgAGTGTAACATGTGTGAGAAAGCATTTTCAACTTCATCCCACCTTCGCATTCACATgcgaactcacactggagagaaaccttatgaatgtaaggaatgtgggaaaaccTTCCCTGAACGCTCATGCCTTACTAAGCACTTAAGAACACATACTGGGGAGAgaccctatgaatgtaaggaatgtgggaaggcGTTCACTAGCTTTTCTCAACTTAATGTGCACATAAAAACTCACAGTAGTGAGAAGCCCTTTCAGTGTAAGGTATGCACAAAATCATTTAGAAATTCTTCATCCCTTGAGACCCACTTTCGAATTCACACTGGAATAAAACCCTATAAATGCAATTATTGTGGAAAGGACTTTACTGCACGCTCAGGCCTTACTATACATCTACGAAATCACACTGGGGAGAAATCATATGCATGccaggaatgtgggaaagccttcactactTCCTCAGGCCTTATTGCACACATAAGGAGTCATAAGGGGGAGAAACCCTTCGAATGTGACCACTGTGGGAAAGCCTTTGCTTCTTCCTCGTATCTTAATGTACAtttgaaaattcatactggagaaaagctcTTTCAGTGTACAGTGTGTGGAAAAACATTTACATGTTCTTCTTACCTTCCGGTCCACATGCGAACTCACACTGGTGAGAAGCCCTTTCAATGTATAATATGTGGAAAGTCATTTCTGTGGTCCTCTTATCTTCGGGTTCACatgcgaatccacactggagagaaaccctatgtaTGTAAGTACTGTGGAAAAGCCTTTACCGAGCATTCAGGCCTTAATAAACATTTGCGaaaacacactggagagaaaccatatgAATATAAGGAATGTGAGGATCCATTCATTAGTTCTTCTGACATTAATGAACAGGAAAACTCTTTGAATGTAAGGAATTCAGAAAATCTTTTTGGAAGTCCTCTTGATCCTTAG